In one Burkholderiales bacterium GJ-E10 genomic region, the following are encoded:
- a CDS encoding ATPase, with product MRAADRLFGRRRRALAGRAGQHHASLAAELPYLHCGEFQGFGPLHLLADDTLGYAFTLIPPTVDTVPNAEDDVAQGILAMLHALPAGSHWQWFARSEPQVNGALRRYRAQPGIDACGRLFTDRIVERWQRACGEGFFPDDRAGNLVPRRRILAVAIKSEPLGLARPGLRALLRRPFAASPEGQPAAAPPTGAQRRAARFVEGIRDVLAAAQARGWEPTALDESGLIDWVGAALFPQRDAADRPAASPAAADHGDPGLAPCGEELRAAIAALGRIEGIDGRGFRSVARGAAMHHRVVSMLWPPRAVASGMLDALAVALPRITVCVAATPIPPVRALAQIKARALLNARSTHRFNETEMQARTEALHDVEHRIFADGERIFETRLQIHISEDRAEAADDAAAQVCKILEQADIESAPESDIGSSLLLRGCLPFTVYPLTERALRRRRRMLSRDCADIHPAGGCWTGVVAEDAFPDRDRAPVVLYSSPSGEPLFLDPTKAEKNPHALIVGQSGSGKSFFVHDYLLQLWRLPDIRLFLVSIKADYRKLAMLLGRYVELTLDSDISLNPFHGRPTLENQARWFAALTLMITEGSAQEAISREEEVALQTAAMTAAQRNWDALRDVPVRETVLDDVCAELERMGPSGRGLAQRLHPYRKGPYRKLFNAPRGIRADDRFVFFNLGGILRQPCAALVSFCVFGIVDEVMADPVLRAVPKGLVADEVWALVQNDHAAAILERSLKAYRSLGGFAIPIVQDPQDLDTPSGRVMLVNTATKIVLPMDRAGHNDLQRYVRLNERELEIVRNLRLVKRRYSEFFVSIDGMRSAKGLLIPDPLRYAVSTTDPADEARIERLVQECGDMLAALQRFARDFPYGIARTAEPGPSS from the coding sequence ATGCGAGCCGCTGACCGCCTGTTCGGGCGGCGTCGACGCGCCCTGGCCGGACGAGCGGGGCAGCACCACGCATCGCTGGCGGCCGAGCTGCCATACCTGCACTGCGGCGAGTTCCAGGGGTTCGGTCCGCTGCATCTCCTCGCCGACGATACGCTGGGCTATGCGTTCACCCTAATCCCCCCCACAGTCGACACCGTTCCGAACGCCGAGGACGATGTTGCACAGGGCATTCTCGCGATGCTGCACGCCCTTCCGGCGGGGTCGCATTGGCAATGGTTCGCCCGCAGCGAACCGCAGGTCAACGGCGCACTGCGCCGCTATCGCGCCCAACCCGGCATCGATGCCTGCGGCCGCCTGTTCACCGACCGGATCGTCGAGCGCTGGCAACGTGCCTGCGGCGAAGGCTTCTTCCCGGACGACCGGGCCGGAAACCTGGTTCCCCGGCGGCGCATTCTTGCGGTTGCGATCAAGTCCGAACCGCTGGGCCTCGCGCGCCCGGGACTTCGCGCCTTGCTGCGCCGTCCCTTCGCGGCATCTCCCGAGGGTCAGCCGGCCGCCGCGCCGCCGACAGGCGCACAGCGGCGCGCCGCCCGGTTCGTCGAGGGCATCCGCGACGTGCTGGCCGCCGCGCAGGCCCGGGGATGGGAGCCGACTGCACTCGACGAGAGCGGCCTGATCGACTGGGTCGGAGCGGCGTTGTTTCCGCAACGCGACGCCGCCGATCGACCGGCAGCCAGCCCCGCCGCCGCGGACCACGGGGACCCTGGTCTCGCCCCCTGCGGCGAGGAGTTGCGTGCCGCGATCGCCGCGCTCGGGCGCATCGAAGGCATCGACGGCCGCGGATTCCGCAGCGTAGCGCGCGGCGCCGCGATGCACCACCGGGTGGTATCCATGCTCTGGCCGCCGCGCGCCGTCGCCTCGGGCATGCTGGATGCGCTGGCGGTGGCGCTGCCGCGCATCACGGTATGCGTTGCCGCGACCCCGATTCCCCCCGTCCGTGCGCTGGCACAGATCAAGGCCCGCGCCCTGCTCAACGCCCGCTCCACCCATCGATTCAACGAAACGGAGATGCAGGCGCGGACGGAGGCGCTGCACGACGTCGAGCACCGGATCTTCGCCGACGGGGAACGCATCTTCGAAACCCGCCTGCAGATCCACATCAGCGAGGATCGCGCCGAAGCAGCCGATGACGCGGCGGCGCAGGTCTGCAAGATCCTCGAGCAGGCGGACATCGAGTCGGCGCCGGAGTCCGACATCGGCAGTTCGCTGCTGCTGCGCGGCTGCCTGCCCTTCACCGTCTATCCGCTCACCGAACGCGCGTTGCGCCGCCGACGCCGCATGTTGTCGCGCGACTGCGCCGACATCCATCCCGCGGGCGGATGCTGGACCGGGGTTGTCGCCGAAGATGCGTTCCCCGACCGCGACCGCGCGCCGGTCGTGCTCTACAGCAGCCCGTCCGGCGAGCCGCTGTTTCTGGATCCGACCAAGGCGGAAAAGAACCCGCACGCGCTCATCGTCGGTCAATCGGGTTCGGGAAAGAGCTTCTTCGTCCACGATTACCTGCTGCAACTCTGGCGTCTTCCCGACATCCGCCTGTTTCTGGTGTCGATCAAGGCCGACTATCGCAAGCTCGCCATGCTGCTCGGCCGCTATGTCGAATTGACGCTGGACAGCGACATTTCCCTCAACCCGTTCCATGGGCGGCCGACGCTCGAGAACCAGGCGCGCTGGTTCGCCGCGCTCACCCTGATGATCACCGAGGGCAGCGCGCAGGAAGCGATTTCCCGGGAAGAGGAAGTTGCGCTCCAAACCGCGGCGATGACCGCCGCACAGCGGAACTGGGATGCGCTGCGCGACGTGCCGGTGCGTGAAACCGTTCTCGACGATGTCTGCGCCGAACTCGAACGCATGGGCCCCTCGGGACGCGGGCTTGCGCAACGGCTCCATCCGTACCGCAAAGGACCGTATCGCAAGCTCTTCAATGCGCCGCGCGGCATCCGGGCAGACGACCGGTTCGTCTTCTTCAATCTCGGCGGCATCCTGCGACAGCCTTGCGCCGCGCTCGTGTCGTTCTGCGTGTTCGGCATCGTCGACGAGGTGATGGCCGATCCGGTGCTGCGCGCCGTGCCCAAGGGATTGGTCGCCGACGAAGTGTGGGCGCTCGTACAAAACGACCATGCCGCAGCGATCCTGGAGCGGTCGCTCAAGGCCTATCGCAGCCTCGGCGGATTTGCGATCCCGATCGTGCAGGACCCGCAGGACCTCGACACGCCCAGCGGCCGCGTCATGCTCGTCAACACGGCGACCAAGATCGTCCTGCCGATGGACCGCGCCGGCCACAACGACCTGCAACGCTACGTGCGGCTCAACGAGCGCGAGCTCGAGATCGTCCGCAATCTGCGACTGGTGAAGCGCCGCTACAGCGAATTCTTCGTATCGATCGATGGAATGCGTTCGGCCAAGGGATTGCTGATTCCCGACCCGCTCCGCTATGCCGTCTCGACCACCGACCCCGCCGACGAGGCCCGGATCGAACGCCTGGTCCAGGAATGCGGCGATATGCTTGCGGCGCTGCAACGGTTCGCGCGCGACTTTCCATACGGCATCGCGCGCACGGCCGAACCGGGACCGTCCTCGTGA
- a CDS encoding N-acetylgalactosamine-6-sulfatase (GALNS): MTHTLHSSALRAMTAAAALALSACAVPATKVSVPTMSMDQALKQAHRDSLRVLETAAVVPLRHGDDAGSAIPRPAIRPPDIRMAYLYSWVDAEHNKHFGSWVAIPVSDFDWAEGDHASR; the protein is encoded by the coding sequence ATGACCCATACCCTTCACTCCTCCGCGCTCCGCGCAATGACCGCTGCCGCAGCCCTCGCGCTGTCGGCATGCGCCGTTCCCGCCACCAAGGTATCGGTGCCGACGATGTCGATGGACCAGGCCCTGAAGCAGGCGCACCGGGATTCGCTGCGCGTCCTCGAAACCGCAGCGGTCGTGCCGCTGCGGCACGGCGACGACGCCGGGTCGGCGATTCCCCGCCCGGCGATCCGGCCGCCGGACATCCGCATGGCCTACCTCTATTCTTGGGTCGACGCGGAACACAACAAGCACTTCGGCAGCTGGGTGGCGATCCCGGTGTCCGACTTCGATTGGGCCGAGGGCGACCATGCGAGCCGCTGA
- a CDS encoding TraB pilus assembly family protein: protein MTAAIACAPIGALHAAGNVAATGSAQFGAAIPTEQFIQSFQRKVTEQMQRSLTQSSHEQEQRLRAFESRQRAQLDAELSRRLGAMQQSLRPSSDGEPQTPVAAPRVHVRRAAVAGDAPAAESKPDAEPEAEPDIVPNGFIRGTLLNGVVAIVGGSDRESLVALHGRYRSANGFSSDLDGCFALVQGRPEIAAGRIDFKLARLTCTFPDGASRTWDTAGWLVDRDGIRGVRATIVENLGRKTLVAAAGGALSGYGQRLSQEQYQYSAMAMGASANFVGSPMRDATGGAAVGASNALTQSINDYYNLYSPSLQVGGGTPVTVVLANDLRVPASGRAITPTHIALP from the coding sequence ATGACGGCGGCGATCGCCTGCGCCCCGATCGGCGCGCTGCACGCCGCAGGCAACGTCGCGGCCACGGGATCCGCCCAATTCGGCGCGGCGATTCCGACCGAACAGTTCATCCAGTCGTTCCAGCGGAAGGTCACCGAGCAGATGCAGCGTTCACTCACCCAATCCAGCCATGAGCAGGAGCAACGGCTACGCGCGTTCGAATCGCGACAGCGTGCGCAGCTCGATGCCGAACTTTCCCGCCGGCTCGGCGCAATGCAGCAGTCGCTGCGCCCATCGTCCGACGGGGAGCCGCAAACGCCGGTCGCTGCGCCGCGCGTGCACGTCCGCCGCGCAGCGGTTGCGGGCGATGCGCCCGCGGCGGAATCCAAGCCGGACGCGGAGCCCGAAGCGGAGCCCGACATCGTGCCGAACGGATTCATCCGGGGGACGCTGCTCAACGGCGTGGTCGCCATCGTCGGTGGATCCGACCGCGAGAGCCTGGTCGCGCTGCACGGCCGCTATCGGTCCGCCAACGGGTTTTCTTCCGATCTCGACGGCTGCTTCGCGCTCGTCCAGGGGCGGCCGGAAATCGCCGCCGGGCGCATCGACTTCAAGCTTGCACGCCTGACCTGCACCTTTCCCGATGGCGCGTCGCGAACCTGGGATACCGCCGGCTGGCTGGTCGATCGCGACGGGATCCGCGGCGTACGGGCGACGATCGTCGAAAACCTGGGGCGGAAGACCCTGGTCGCCGCGGCCGGCGGCGCCTTGAGCGGATATGGGCAACGGCTGAGCCAGGAGCAGTACCAGTACAGCGCCATGGCGATGGGGGCGAGCGCGAACTTCGTCGGCAGCCCCATGCGCGATGCGACCGGCGGGGCCGCCGTCGGCGCATCGAATGCGCTCACGCAATCGATCAACGACTACTACAACCTGTACAGCCCATCGCTGCAGGTGGGAGGCGGCACGCCGGTGACGGTCGTGCTCGCCAACGATCTGCGTGTCCCCGCAAGCGGACGCGCCATAACCCCGACGCATATCGCACTGCCATGA
- a CDS encoding predicted metal-dependent hydrolase protein, with protein sequence MASVPRQLSLDLIPLADPPDPPSAVRPSADGPPPERRILLSGETYAYRLRRARRRTIGFQIDDRGLTVSAPRWVSLRDIETAIVEKERWIRTRLDQWRQWRARRKLPQVRFCDGGTLPYLGAQITLRLRGDLRASELVRGAGDDPLPDLATPDELRLALPPQAAEAQIRDAVQTWLKAEAQRVLGSRLRELAMRNGVTYTSWALSSARSRWGSCCADGRIRLNWRLIHFPLSMIDYVVAHELAHRKELNHGPEFWLQVGRLLPGFEAARDRIRNEDLSALPF encoded by the coding sequence ATGGCTAGCGTCCCGCGGCAACTCAGCCTCGACCTGATCCCGCTCGCGGATCCGCCGGACCCGCCGTCGGCGGTCCGGCCCTCCGCCGACGGCCCCCCTCCGGAGCGCCGCATCCTGCTCTCCGGCGAAACCTACGCCTACCGCCTCCGGCGCGCGCGCCGGCGCACGATCGGCTTCCAGATCGATGACCGCGGCCTGACCGTCAGCGCGCCGCGCTGGGTGTCGCTGCGCGACATCGAAACCGCGATCGTCGAGAAGGAGCGCTGGATCCGCACGCGCCTCGACCAATGGCGGCAATGGCGGGCGCGGCGCAAGCTGCCCCAGGTGCGGTTCTGCGACGGCGGCACCCTACCCTACCTCGGCGCACAGATCACGCTGCGGCTGCGCGGCGATCTCCGCGCCTCGGAGCTGGTACGTGGCGCCGGCGACGACCCGCTTCCCGACCTTGCAACGCCCGACGAACTGCGGCTGGCACTACCGCCGCAGGCCGCCGAGGCGCAGATCCGCGACGCCGTGCAGACATGGCTCAAGGCCGAAGCGCAGCGGGTGCTGGGATCGCGGCTGCGCGAACTGGCGATGCGCAACGGCGTCACATACACCTCCTGGGCGCTGTCCTCCGCGCGTTCGCGCTGGGGTTCCTGCTGCGCCGACGGCCGCATCCGCCTCAACTGGCGATTGATCCATTTCCCCCTATCGATGATCGACTATGTGGTCGCGCACGAACTCGCGCACCGCAAGGAACTCAACCATGGACCGGAATTCTGGCTTCAGGTCGGCCGCCTGCTCCCGGGTTTCGAGGCCGCGCGCGACCGGATCCGCAACGAAGACCTCTCGGCGCTGCCGTTTTAG
- a CDS encoding 1-acyl-sn-glycerol-3-phosphate acyltransferase: MTPSPEGPVAPAARPRDLSRAQPAAVAAGAPPPPVGIRKAWIALRSAVYLLLLAVTVAPYSIFSLLCIVTRHPLRYWLITGWPKTALWLARVVCGIRYEVTGWENLPDGPAVLLPKHQSAWETIWLIASMPRPSSFVYKRELHRIPFFGWGIATLGMISIDRARGTDAFEQVVEQGQKRLAEGWYVIIFPEGTRTAPGTHTRYKTGGARLAVRAGVPAVPIALNSGELWPRKAFLKIPGTITVSIGEPVDTRGRSAGEVARMTERWIETEMRRIAPHRYPQESAAGNG, from the coding sequence ATGACGCCGTCTCCGGAGGGGCCGGTCGCACCGGCGGCACGTCCCCGCGATCTGTCCCGCGCCCAACCCGCAGCCGTCGCTGCGGGCGCGCCGCCCCCGCCGGTGGGAATCCGCAAGGCATGGATCGCTTTGCGCTCGGCGGTCTATCTCCTTCTGCTGGCCGTGACGGTCGCGCCGTACTCGATCTTCTCCCTGCTCTGCATCGTGACACGGCACCCGCTGCGCTACTGGCTGATCACCGGCTGGCCCAAGACCGCGCTCTGGCTCGCCCGGGTGGTCTGCGGCATCCGCTATGAAGTGACCGGCTGGGAAAACCTGCCCGACGGCCCCGCCGTGCTCCTGCCGAAGCATCAGTCGGCCTGGGAGACGATCTGGTTGATCGCCTCGATGCCGCGGCCGAGTTCGTTCGTCTACAAGCGCGAACTGCACCGCATCCCGTTTTTCGGCTGGGGCATCGCCACCCTCGGCATGATCAGCATCGATCGCGCCCGCGGCACCGACGCCTTCGAACAGGTCGTCGAACAAGGGCAGAAGCGCTTGGCCGAAGGCTGGTACGTGATCATCTTCCCGGAAGGCACGCGCACGGCCCCCGGCACCCATACGCGCTACAAGACCGGCGGCGCCCGCCTGGCGGTGCGCGCCGGCGTGCCCGCGGTGCCGATCGCCCTCAACTCGGGCGAACTATGGCCGCGCAAGGCCTTTCTCAAGATTCCCGGTACGATCACGGTGTCGATCGGCGAGCCGGTCGACACCCGGGGACGCAGCGCCGGGGAAGTGGCGCGCATGACGGAGCGCTGGATCGAAACGGAAATGCGCAGGATCGCACCGCACCGCTATCCACAGGAGTCCGCCGCCGGCAATGGCTAG
- a CDS encoding glycine--tRNA ligase beta subunit, whose amino-acid sequence MKAPLLVEIFTEELPPKALPALRDSFAHTIRDGLVARQLADRGARVDAFATPRRLAVRIADVAAVSPARQFQHKLVPAAIGLDAAGNPTPALRKKLDALGLEYDAARIERVADGKQEILRYQGVAPGIPLGDGLQAALEDAIAGLPIPKVMHYQLDDGRTTVQFVRPAHRLVALHGDAVVPVQALGLQSGRETRGHRFLCAEPLCIQHADTYERQLFEQGKVIASFEARRARMTVQIEAAAARAGAKPVMPAALVDEVTALVEWPVVYESGFEEAFLEVPQSCLILTMQQNQKYFALQDERGALRNRFLLVSNIETSDPSAIVAGNARVVRARLADAKFFFDQDRLQPLESRLSGAENIVYHHRLGSQLQRIERLTALARAIALAIPEALRPEEVAVARAARLAKADLGTLMVGEFPELQGEMGRIYARQEGEREDVAQAIEEHYQPRFAGDAVPASMIGACVALADKLEALAGLFGAGERATGDRDPYALRRNALGVLRILTEKSLPLSLHGLVALAFDIFTASELPKFSRCENEVLDFLYDRLRGMLLEQGYTANETDAVLSLRPERIDRVSARMEAVRAFMQLPQAMSLASANKRIGNILRKAEAAESARTDVLREDLLQEPAERELAAAFHTVAPEVDRLLAAGDDAGVLRALVPLKLPVDRFFDDVMVMVDEPALRANRLTLLARLRTVMNRVADISQLAAG is encoded by the coding sequence ATGAAGGCCCCTCTGCTCGTCGAGATCTTCACCGAGGAATTGCCGCCCAAGGCGCTCCCCGCATTGCGCGATTCCTTCGCCCACACGATCCGCGACGGCCTCGTTGCACGGCAACTGGCGGACCGCGGCGCACGCGTCGACGCGTTCGCGACGCCCCGCCGGTTGGCCGTGCGCATCGCCGACGTGGCCGCGGTCTCGCCGGCGCGGCAGTTCCAGCACAAACTCGTTCCGGCGGCGATCGGCCTCGACGCCGCCGGCAACCCGACGCCGGCCCTGCGCAAGAAGCTCGACGCCCTGGGACTGGAATACGATGCCGCCCGCATCGAACGCGTTGCGGACGGGAAGCAGGAGATCCTGCGCTATCAGGGCGTGGCGCCTGGGATCCCGCTCGGTGACGGCCTGCAGGCCGCGCTGGAAGACGCCATCGCGGGACTGCCGATCCCGAAGGTGATGCACTACCAGCTCGACGATGGTCGGACCACCGTCCAGTTCGTACGGCCGGCGCACCGGCTGGTCGCGCTGCATGGCGACGCGGTGGTTCCGGTGCAGGCATTGGGCCTGCAATCCGGTCGCGAAACCCGTGGACACCGCTTCCTGTGCGCCGAGCCGCTGTGCATCCAACATGCCGACACCTACGAAAGGCAGTTGTTCGAGCAAGGCAAGGTGATCGCCTCGTTCGAAGCCCGGCGCGCCCGCATGACCGTGCAGATCGAAGCCGCCGCGGCCCGCGCCGGCGCGAAGCCGGTGATGCCGGCCGCGCTCGTCGACGAGGTGACGGCCCTCGTGGAGTGGCCGGTGGTATATGAATCGGGCTTCGAGGAAGCCTTCCTCGAAGTGCCGCAGTCCTGCCTCATCCTCACGATGCAGCAGAACCAGAAGTACTTCGCGCTGCAGGACGAACGGGGGGCACTGCGCAACCGTTTCCTGCTGGTGAGCAATATCGAGACGAGCGATCCTTCCGCGATCGTGGCCGGCAATGCCCGCGTGGTGCGCGCGCGGCTGGCCGATGCGAAATTCTTCTTCGACCAGGACCGCCTGCAGCCGCTGGAGTCGCGCCTGAGTGGTGCGGAAAACATCGTTTACCACCACCGTCTGGGCTCGCAACTGCAACGCATCGAACGCCTGACCGCGTTGGCGCGCGCCATTGCCCTCGCCATTCCCGAAGCCCTGCGTCCGGAAGAAGTGGCGGTGGCCCGCGCCGCCCGCCTTGCCAAAGCGGACCTCGGCACGCTCATGGTCGGGGAGTTTCCCGAACTGCAGGGCGAAATGGGCCGGATCTACGCCCGACAGGAAGGCGAGCGCGAGGACGTCGCCCAGGCGATCGAAGAGCACTACCAGCCGCGCTTCGCCGGCGATGCCGTTCCGGCTTCGATGATCGGCGCCTGCGTCGCGCTCGCCGACAAGCTCGAGGCGCTGGCAGGGCTTTTCGGCGCCGGCGAACGCGCCACCGGCGACCGCGATCCCTACGCCCTGCGCCGCAACGCGCTGGGCGTGCTGCGCATCCTGACCGAAAAGTCGCTGCCGCTGTCGCTGCACGGGCTGGTCGCACTGGCCTTCGACATTTTCACGGCGTCCGAACTGCCGAAATTCTCCCGCTGCGAAAACGAGGTGCTGGACTTCCTCTACGACCGCCTGCGCGGCATGCTGCTCGAACAGGGGTATACGGCCAACGAAACCGATGCCGTGCTCTCGCTGCGACCGGAACGCATCGACCGGGTTTCCGCGCGGATGGAAGCGGTGCGGGCGTTCATGCAGCTGCCGCAGGCGATGAGCCTCGCGTCAGCGAACAAGCGCATCGGCAATATCCTGCGCAAGGCGGAGGCTGCGGAATCCGCCCGGACGGACGTCCTGCGCGAGGACCTGCTGCAGGAACCGGCCGAGCGCGAACTGGCCGCGGCGTTCCACACCGTGGCGCCCGAGGTCGACCGCCTGCTGGCCGCCGGCGACGACGCCGGCGTGCTGCGGGCGCTGGTGCCGCTCAAGCTGCCGGTCGACCGTTTCTTCGACGACGTGATGGTGATGGTCGATGAACCCGCACTGCGCGCCAACCGCCTGACGCTGCTGGCGCGGCTGCGCACGGTCATGAACCGGGTCGCCGACATTTCCCAGCTGGCCGCGGGATGA
- a CDS encoding glycyl-tRNA synthetase subunit alpha, translating to MITFQEAILRLQAYWNEQGCAILQPIDIEVGAGTSHTATFLRAIGPEPWRAAYVQPSRRPKDARYGENPNRLHQHHQFQVVLKPSPPDIVDRYLGSLAALGIDTRRNDIRFVEDNWENPTLGAWGLGWEVWMNGMEITQFTYFQQVGGLECKPITGEITYGLERLTMYLQDVDNVYDLEFTRWRDGAGDHVLRYGDVFHQNEVEQSKYNFEFSDPGILLGQFALFESEASRLMQADLALPAYEMVLKAAHTFNLLDARGAISVTERAAYIGRIRTLARAVAQSYYAARERLGFPMAARADAVPGATA from the coding sequence ATGATCACATTTCAAGAAGCCATCCTGCGCCTGCAGGCGTATTGGAACGAACAGGGTTGCGCGATCCTGCAGCCCATCGACATCGAGGTCGGAGCGGGAACCTCCCATACGGCGACGTTCCTGCGCGCCATCGGACCCGAGCCCTGGCGCGCCGCCTATGTCCAGCCGTCGCGCCGTCCCAAGGATGCGCGCTACGGCGAGAATCCCAACCGCCTGCACCAGCACCATCAGTTCCAGGTCGTGCTCAAGCCGTCGCCGCCGGACATCGTCGACCGCTACCTGGGCTCGCTGGCAGCGCTGGGCATCGATACCCGCCGCAACGACATCCGGTTCGTCGAGGACAACTGGGAAAACCCCACCCTCGGCGCCTGGGGCCTGGGCTGGGAGGTCTGGATGAACGGCATGGAGATCACCCAGTTCACCTACTTCCAGCAGGTTGGCGGCCTGGAATGCAAGCCCATCACCGGCGAGATCACCTATGGCCTGGAACGCCTGACGATGTACCTGCAGGACGTCGACAACGTGTACGACCTCGAATTCACCCGCTGGCGGGACGGCGCCGGCGACCATGTGCTGCGCTACGGCGACGTCTTCCACCAGAACGAGGTGGAGCAGTCGAAGTACAACTTCGAGTTCTCCGACCCCGGGATTCTGCTGGGTCAGTTTGCGCTGTTCGAGTCCGAGGCGAGCCGGCTGATGCAGGCGGATCTGGCGCTGCCCGCCTATGAGATGGTGCTCAAGGCCGCCCATACCTTCAATCTGCTCGATGCGCGCGGCGCGATCAGCGTGACCGAGCGCGCGGCCTACATCGGGCGCATCCGCACGCTGGCGCGCGCGGTGGCGCAAAGCTATTACGCGGCACGCGAACGCCTCGGCTTCCCGATGGCGGCACGGGCGGACGCCGTACCGGGAGCCACCGCATGA
- a CDS encoding putative signal transduction protein, protein MGSIDQFFLAADAFPAMPEIARQIVASVDDSGVGTDTVVCIAEQDPRFAADVLQCIRLVRPGTTPDCASLADACADWPLEPLRDVVLFVSIASAFPRARIPDRVSLWSHAAATGSYARWLSHYLHVDADSAYLAGILLRSGQIVIAQAMPHAVAHVESAAHAPGSRLRLELETIGCRHTDVTAELGRRWQLPHRLIDGIRHAPDPLAAQPFSDLAAVLHIASLLADGGALGMSPAAALAPLPPDDRRHPSRTGADLLDSLQLDTAWLQTLAPHYTELADPVARWLSANPK, encoded by the coding sequence ATGGGCAGCATCGACCAGTTTTTCCTTGCGGCAGACGCCTTCCCCGCGATGCCGGAAATCGCACGCCAGATCGTCGCCAGCGTCGACGATTCGGGCGTGGGCACCGACACCGTCGTGTGCATCGCCGAGCAGGACCCCCGGTTCGCCGCCGACGTCCTGCAGTGCATCCGCCTCGTCCGTCCCGGAACCACCCCGGACTGCGCATCCCTCGCCGATGCCTGCGCCGATTGGCCACTGGAGCCGCTGCGCGACGTCGTTCTGTTCGTCTCGATCGCATCCGCATTCCCGCGCGCCAGGATTCCCGACCGGGTTTCCCTATGGAGCCATGCCGCGGCGACGGGCAGCTACGCACGCTGGCTGAGCCACTACCTGCACGTCGATGCCGACAGCGCCTATCTCGCAGGAATCCTGCTGCGCAGCGGCCAGATCGTGATCGCGCAGGCGATGCCCCACGCCGTGGCACACGTCGAATCCGCCGCCCACGCGCCGGGTTCGCGGCTTCGTCTGGAACTCGAAACGATCGGCTGCCGCCATACCGACGTCACCGCCGAGCTGGGCCGGCGCTGGCAGCTGCCGCATCGCCTGATCGACGGCATCCGGCATGCCCCCGATCCGCTCGCCGCACAGCCGTTCTCCGATCTCGCCGCCGTGTTGCACATCGCTTCGCTGCTCGCCGACGGCGGCGCCCTGGGCATGTCACCCGCCGCCGCCCTGGCCCCGCTGCCGCCGGACGACCGCCGCCATCCATCCCGAACCGGCGCAGATCTGCTGGATTCCCTGCAACTCGACACCGCCTGGCTGCAGACGCTCGCCCCGCACTACACGGAGCTCGCCGATCCCGTCGCGCGGTGGCTGTCCGCGAACCCCAAGTAG